ATTGTGTCTAGATGAGAAAGTTGACGCCCTGGTAATGGGAGGTCACGGGCATAGGGGGATCAGCGATTTGGTTTTTGGCAGCACAGTTTCACCAGTTAGACATAGTCTGAACATTCCGATAATAATTATTCGATAAAAGTTTGATTTATGATGGAGGCGTAAAGCGCCTGAACTCGCAAAGAAGTTCTTTGATTACTACAAAGCGGTTTTTAGTGAAGGTGAGCTTACCGAGAGAGAGAAAGCCCTGATAGCCCTTGCGGTTGCTCACACTGTCCAGTGTCCTTACTGCATAGACGCATATACGCAGGGATGCCTTGAAAAGGGGGCAAGTCTGGGGGAAATGGCGGAAGCAATTCACGTCGCGACCGCAATCAGGGGAGGGGCGTCACTCGTCCATGGAACTCAAATGAGAAAACTTGCCAAGAAACTTTCTATGTAAGCACGGTCGTGTGAGTTCAACCTACACAGTAGAGATCTCCCCAATCTCATGCAAAGGACCTCGAGTCAATTTCCTTTCACGACCACCAGCAACATTTTGAAACGCTTTGCCGCATGGAGCGCATGAGGCGTATTGGCAGGCATTGCGACTATTTGCCCTGCTGTCACCTTTAACTCCTTAGAACCTATCGTGATTTGGGCTTCACCATCAAGAATCTGAACAAAAGCGTCACCAGCCGCAGTGTGAGAGCTTAACCCTTCACCTTTGTCAAAAGCGAATAGCGTCAAACTCATTACGGAAGTTTGAGCGAAAGTTCGGCTAACCACTCGACCTTCCTGATAATCCACCAGGTCCACGAGAATCAGCGGCTCAGAGAAAGTCACATTTTTAATAAATGATCCGTCGGTCATTGTTGCGCCTCCTGGGTCAGCCATGAAACGACTGGTTTCACTGATTTTTCAGTCGTGAATAAAAGTAAAATCTTGAAATTAAGGAGTAATCTCACATTCAGTTGGCCGGCAGGTTTTCTTGGCCTCCGACAGCATTCGAACGTGGTCCATTTCTTGACATATCAGTTTATCGAGTTCGCTTGTGTAGCTGGGATCAGCATTCATGTCCTTCATACCCAGAAGGAAATGTACCGAGTCTTTTTCAAATTCAATCGCAATCTCAAGGGCTTCCACCGGAGTTTTCACATTCTTGAGCCGTTCTGCGGTAACATCCGGGGTAAAAACTTCGGTATCCGCCGCAGCTTCCAGGTAACTTTTGGCCAGACCTTCAGGGTCCCAGACTTCTTCTTCCGGAAAGTAACTAGGGATGTCGCTTCTTAGGGACTTAAAGCACTCAGCCTGAGACTCCTCAAGATTGGCGAGATCCTCGAACAGCTTCTTCAAGACGGGATCTTCACTTATCTTCTTGGTGGCGCTCTGGTAAAAGGCTCTTCCATTTTCTTTTATACGAATCGCCATAGCGAAAACATCATCCGGAGTTCCAAAAACCAACATCGCAATTCTCCTTATTCAAATTATCTGAAATGTCCTGGAAGTATATCCTGTTGATTTAACATCGGAATTGTACAAGTAAGGGCCTGCGTCAAAAGAGCGTTTTTGAATGAATGTTTACTATCTTAAAGTGTAATCGTTCAGCCGGAGCCCCCTGTATGGGGTTAGATTTCGGTGAACTGGAACTTTTAACGTTTTTCTAATCGCGCGATATCACGTCTATTTTTAATACCCTATTGACAAAACGTTAGAAATAGG
The sequence above is a segment of the Desulfomonilaceae bacterium genome. Coding sequences within it:
- a CDS encoding cupin domain-containing protein, with the protein product MTDGSFIKNVTFSEPLILVDLVDYQEGRVVSRTFAQTSVMSLTLFAFDKGEGLSSHTAAGDAFVQILDGEAQITIGSKELKVTAGQIVAMPANTPHALHAAKRFKMLLVVVKGN
- a CDS encoding ferritin family protein, translating into MLVFGTPDDVFAMAIRIKENGRAFYQSATKKISEDPVLKKLFEDLANLEESQAECFKSLRSDIPSYFPEEEVWDPEGLAKSYLEAAADTEVFTPDVTAERLKNVKTPVEALEIAIEFEKDSVHFLLGMKDMNADPSYTSELDKLICQEMDHVRMLSEAKKTCRPTECEITP